The Candidatus Bathyarchaeota archaeon genome includes the window GGCTGTCGCCCGCCCGACCCGGGTTCAAATCCCGGCCAGGGCGCCACTAAACCATTTAGTTCATGTTGGAATTTTCATGTTAGGAGTTTATTTGAACACCTCGCAGAGAGTGAGACCCCCCAGCAAACCCCTCTTTTTTTGTTTTTGGATTAAGTGAAAGGCCAAAATGAAGTATGAGATGAAAGTGCTTTGCGCCGTGATTGCAGTAGCATTCGTGCTTGTAGGCTTATTCGTAGGCCTTGGCGTAATTCCTCCGGTAAATGAAGGTGAAGGCCTTCTGACGAATTTGCTGAAGGGTGGTGAACTGTGGTATGAGAATCCAATGCTTATCGGAGTTATCGTGGGGTTAATCGTTAACATTTTTGGATACGTGGAGAATCTTTCGCGCGATCGCGGAATAGAATATGATTTTGGCAGGTTAGCGGAAACCTGGTTGTTCTATGAGCCTATGTTGATACTTGCATCTCAAGCGTTACCCATGGGGGAAGCAGTGATAGTTGCAGTTGTCATAGACGTTGTACGTCGAGCAATCAAAGCGCACGGCAAAAAAGCCTAAAAATTGCATACATGCAGAGTATCTAAGATAACTGTTAGGCTGAATTGAATCTATGCCCTAACATAGACGTGACTACTTTTCGGTGATTCTCTCGATAACCTCACGGAATTCTTTGGGTATGGCATCGCCTTTTTCAACGATTTGTTCGGCAACATATCTTCCACGTATGACCTTGCTTTTCGACATCTTCTTTGCTTTTCGCAGAATGCTTCCATAACCGTCACGTTCAAAAACACCTTCGAAGTCAGACGGCAAAATGTAAACGTCATGTTTGGAAGCTATTTTTCTCATTTTCTCAAACAAGTCATCAGGGTATATTTCTTTTCGAGGTCTGGGACGTATTAGTTGTATTTTGCGTTCCATTTCAGTAATTCTTCTTTTGTCAGTCCTAGTCAGCGAATTTGATATCCATAGGCTGTAGAGCACAGGACTGGTTTTAACTTTCCTTTTGCCTACGTTAATGCTCTTCTCAATATTCATGAGAGCATCTCTATCGCACATGACTAGGTAAGGAAAAGAGAATCCCTTCAGTAGTCTCAAGAATGTGCCGAAGAATTTTCCAGTCTCGACTAATGATATCCCACATTCATCGAAGTCTTTGTTCAGCTCCTTTGAGAGAATCGGCATAGCGCCCGTTTCCGTGGGACCTTCTACTATTAGAACTCTTCTTGAGAAAAAGAAGTCTTTGTTAATCGTATCTAGTTGTCTGAATAGCCTCAATCGATCATCATCATCGAAATGCTTCGGAGGCAACTGTGCCACTTTTGTCTCTCCATCTATTTCTCTAACTACTATTGCGTTTTCTATCTGTCTAGACTCGATAAATGTTGGTGAGTGCGTGGTGATAAGGAACTGATTTTTCTCAGATTGTTCATGTATGATATTGCACAATAATCTCTGGGCGTGTGGATGAAAATGAAGCTCTGGCATGTCCAGTCCGAATATCATGTCTTTTGAAGCTATTAGATGCGTTAGAAATGTGATAATCTCTCCAATTCCTGCGCCAAGGAACTCTATCGGAACCTCGTATTTTATTGAAGTTTTATCAACCACAATTATCGGAGGATATTCTTTGCTCTCCTTTACTACTTCCAGTTTAAGATTGTGAAATAACTCGTTGAATGTCTTTTGGATTTGGCGCCATTTTGCGCGTTGATACCTATGCACGCTCATCTTGAGAGTGTATAGAACGTCTGCGACTCTGCCACCACCATAGGATTCTAAAACATGTTCACCTGTGCCTTTAGGGGTCTCACGAATTTCAGAGAAGTTTTTAGCTTTTTGTCTCAGCGAATTCCGAATCGCTTCAGCGGGTGAAAAACGAAAATGAATGCGCCTCCGACCCTTTTCGCCTCCTGTCAACCTGTTCTTGATTATTTCAAGCAAGGAATTGCTTTTATCTGACTTCAAGTAGATCTGTAATATCGCATCCCATTGGATAACATGCTCAGCTCCCCTTCTGTCAAGTTCAGAAACCAGTTGACAGCCGTCCCCCCGAATATATAGCTCACCAAACTGTAGATATAGTCCTCGCTTTGAGGAGTATCCAAAAGACATTACGTTACCAAAGATGCCAGATAGCTCCTGAATCACGTTTTCGTCTCTTTGGTGAGACCCTAGGAATCTATCAATAAAAGCCTGGGACTCAGCGTCGTTCAATTGGACGTTTGCTTCAACACATAAGTCTCGATTTCTTTCTCCTTTGTGGTAATCGTTGGGCGTTAAGTTATATTCTCCTTTTAGCAAATCCAAGCATTTTAAGATTGTAGATTTTCCAACGTTGTTTTCTCCTACAATAATGTTTGCTCCATCGCCAAATGTAATTTCTGCACTTTCATCTCCAAATGACCTGAAGTTCCTAATCTTCAGGCTTACAATTTTCAACGTCGTCACCCTGAAACTATGTTTATCTAAGTCTTGTTCATATCAGATTAAACCTTTTTGCCCCTTTGATTAATCAAGCATGCATGTAAATTGTCTTTCTCTTCTTTTCCTCTTTTTGTCCATTCTTAGCGTATCTTTTCTAACGCATCTTTTTTAGCGTATCTTTTTCCGTCAAATTGTTTATTTGAGCTTGTTTTCCCATTTTACATGTGTTTAGGAGCCGAATTGTTTGGTATCTGTTACTCCTGATCGGGTTCGGGATCGAGTTAAGCTCTCTGCTACGGATATTGATGATTCAAAGGTAACTGAGCTGATTAAAGATTCTGAAGCTACGATTGAGGAAGAGACGGGGCTCAGTATTGATTATGCGGATTGCAGTCAGAGTGAGGCTGCTGCCATTACTAATCTTGTGGCGATCTATTGCTTGGTTTACATAAGCGGTGGAGTTGCTTCTGGCTTAAGCTATAAAATTGGTTCTCTAAGTGTTGCTGAATCAAGTGGGCCCTCTCAGAGTGGAAAGGCTGAAACCCTTTACCGAGAAGTTGAACGATTGATTGAGAGATTGCGTAAGCCATATCTCTTCCCAACCGACAATTTATAACCTTTACCTGACCCCGACCCTTCTGAAAAGAGACTCTCTATCTACCGGTCACAAGGATTCATTTTCACAAAGAATCTGGTTAGAACTCACGTGTCTCATTTATTGCTACATGTCGATTCGTAATATAATATCTATTCTCACCACTTCTATAGAAGAATCGCGTTGCCGAGCCAACGTTGCAAGGATGTGATGCTAATCCTGTTGACATAATTTTAACTACTGTCACGCTTGTCATCCCTACGTCAAGAAGAACCGGTAGTTGAGATGGCTGGTTGGTATGTTGAAGGTAAATGCAGTATTATGTAAATGGGAATGTGTAAGGACGGGAAATAACACCATTAAAACAGCCCACAATAATTATCTTTGAAGCCTAAGTGGAGAAATGAAACAATGGTTAAGCTAAACACGAAAGGCAGACCATTGATAATCATGATAAACGGAGAACTGTACGGCATCGAAGAAATCTCAGAAATCGATCCCACATATAACAAGAGAAAGAAAACAAAGTTTTTCACAATAAAAGCAACAAACATAACCGGTCAAAGGAAACTGACAATAAGCTTAGACCTTCGCCTACTTGATGCTGTAAAACAAGAAAACGGAGATATATCCTATATACGTTAAACAAAGCGTGTAAGCAACTTCGCAAATTTTCAAATTCTCAAATAGAAGCATTAAATTTTTATTAGCAAGTACTGAAATCTAATTGTGAAGTGATAGATTGTGGCGTGAATTGTTAGTGAATAATACGCCATACATTCTAATTGTAGGAGGTATCGCCGCAACTTCTTGGCTATTGGAAAAACTGGTGAGGCGCACACCGCTCTTTGGAAAGCCGTTGCGCTGGCTCGTGAAAATCATATCTGGTCTTGGTTTTTTTATAGGAATTTTCTTAATGGCTACGGGGATAGTTGTCTGGGCTGTGCAAGGTTGGGATTCAGTCACGCAAACCCTCTTGATCGTCACTGGAATAGCACTGTTTTTAAAACCTATCAAGGATATTCGTTGGGCATCACTTATCGGGCTAGCAGCTGGTTGCTTGTGCCTCGGATATGTTATGTTACTCAACCCTTTGCCGCCAAGTTTTTTTGGCATTGAATCAAAATGGATATACGTCGCGATTTTCCTTGTTCCAACACTGTTTACATACCTTCTCTTCAGGTTTGTTGAGGACTTGCTAACATTCGTCGGAGCAATTCTATCATTTAGACTCGTAGCAATCACCATTGGAACGTTATGTGTTATACAAGGTATTCTTCTACTTTTGAATCGGAGCCTGTTTGAAATCCTTCAAACGTTATAACGTGATTTCGGCAAATACAAAAAAGAAAAAGAGAGATTTAGAGTCGAGAGCGGTTAACTTATCCTTTCTTGGTAATCTCTTTGATCACTCCAGCAGCGACTGTAGTTCCCATGTCACGTACCGCGAATCGTCCAAGCTCAGGAAAATCAGAGTAGGCTTCAACGGCTATGGGATGAAGCGGTTCAAGTCGAACGACTGCACCGTCTCCCGTCTTCAAGAAAGCTGGCTTTTCCTCGACGGTCTGTCCTGTACGCGGGTCCAGTTTCTTAATCAACTCTACAAATCGGCATGCAACCTGACTGGTGTGAGCGTGTAACACTGGAGAATATCCTGCGGCAATAGCTGTTGGATGGTAAATGACGATTATTTGTCCGATAAATTCTTTGGCAACGGTTGGTGGCTTGTCGGGGTGTCCGCCTACGTCTCCTCTTCGGATGTCCTTTTGAGCTATACCTCGGATGTTGAATCCTATGTTGTCGCCAGGTTCAGCCTTTGGCATCCTAACGTGGTGTGTTTCGATGGATTTGACTTCTCCCTTGACATTCGATGGCATGAATACAAGTGTGTCGCCTTCTTTCAACACGCCGGTCTCTACTCTTCCAACAGGGACTGTTCCAACTCCAGTGATGGTGTAAACGTCTTGCACTGGAAGGCGGAGTGGTTTCTTAATAGGCTTAGGAGGTACTTCGAAATTGTCAAGAGCGCCGAAGAGCGTTGGACCCTTGTACCAAGGCATTTTTTCGCTGGGCTTCATCAGATTGTCGCCGGTCCATCCAGAAGTGGGTATAAACGGAATCTTCTCAACTTTGAATCCGACTATCTTGAGCATTCTAGAAATTTCATTCTTGACCTCCTCGTATCTCTCTTGGCTCCAGTTTACTGATGCATCATCCATCTTATTGATGGCTACAATCAGCTGGCTTATTCCCAGCGTGAAGGCGAGGAAAGCATGTTCTCTGGTTTGCCCGCCTGTACCGATTCCTGCCTCGAATTCTCCTCGTTTTGCGGAGACAAAGAGGAAAGCTGCATCGGCTTGGCTGGCTCCTGTGATCATGTTTTTTACGAAGTCTCGGTGTCCGGGCGCATCGATGACGGTGAAGAAGTATTTTGGTGTTTCGAGTTTTAGGAAGGCGAGGTCAATAGTTAGTCCACGCTCTCGTTCTTCTTTCAGTTTGTCGAGAACCCAAGCGAATTTGAAAGTTTCTTTGCCTAGCTTTTTTGCTTCTTCTTCATATGATTTTGTGGTTCGTTCATCAATGGTTCCGGTGAGGTAGAAGAGGTGTCCTACCGTTGTAGATTTTCCGTGGTCTACGTGTCCGATGACTATAAGGTTTAGGTGAGGTTTTTCGGTTTTGCTCATTTCCGTTTTCTCCAAATCTTAATTTTTACTTATTTTCCTTTAGTTGTAGTGAAATTCGTTATTAGAGACGTCTGTTCCATTAGATAAAGTTTTTGAATAGAAATAGTCTTTGAGGAAGGTTAATAGAATGAGTCACAGTTGAAAACTGACTAAAACGCTCTGCATCCTCGGCTTCCTACACGAACGAAAAAATTTTAGTTTAGGTAAAAAGCTGTCTCAGCGCGTTTGTCTGAAAGGCGTTCCTCTCTGTGTTTCCCGTTCCTTAGCACGTGTTTCAATGAATTCTGCAACTTTTTGAATGGCTTTTCCGTCAATGTCTACTGACGCAACAATGTATCCTTCATCTTTCAAGTATTAATGTTGAGGCTTGTCATTACGTAACGTCGTTGCCCTTATTTTTCGCTAGGCGATGCGTTTAAAAAGATATTAGCGTCATTGCGCTGATTTATAGGCGTGGATGCGGTTGCGTTATGCCAGCGAATCTTCCCGCACAGGCAAAGCATAAATGGAGTGAAGTTTCATCAGCGAGGACGCCTCAAGAAAAACTTCAAGCACTGAAAGAGTTTTTGAGTTTAGTTCCGAAACACAAAGGCACATCCCGCATCCGCGCTCAAGCAAAACGCCAAATCGCCACTCTGCGAAGAGAAATCGAGGAAAGAAAGCAAAGAAGAATTGGGAAGGGCGGACCAAAATTCTTTATAGAGAAAGAAGGCGCAGCGCAAATTGTGGTTTTAGGTCCAACGAATGTAGGTCGAAGCAGCTTGTTGGCTTCGATCACGAACGCAAAAGTTACGGTTTCAAGTTATCCATTTACGACACTAGAACCCGTGCCAGGAATGTTTCAATATGAAAATCTACAATTTCAGATAGTTGAAGCCCCACCGTTAATAGAAGGTTCAGCCGACGGCGAAGCACGGGGTCCACAGACGTTAGCACTAGCTCGCAACGCCGACGGACTAATTCTAATGGTTGACCTGTCACAAAACCCCAGTAAACAACTGTCTCTGATTCTAAGCGAACTAGAAAAAGCAAAAATTCTCACCAAAGAACCTCGCGCACGAGTAGACATTGAACGAAAGCATATGAACGTAGGCCTTAAAATTCTCGTACTAGGCAGACTAAACGACTGCACTGTAAGAGATGTAGAACAACTGCTGAAAAGCTACCGAATCTCAGACGGAACAGTGAAAATCTACGGCGAAGCAACTCTAAATGATATAGAAGACGCCGTTTTCGAAAGCACAGTGTATCGACCTGCAATAATCGTTGCCAACAAAACGGATGCTCCTAATGCAATGAGAAAAACGAAGAAACTGAGCAGTCTCGTAGGTAATCAGATAGGAAGCATCCCAATCTCCTGCAAAAACCAAACTGGCTTAGAGAAATTGGGAGTGGAACTATTCAAAATGTTGAATATAATCCGTGTCTACACGAAGGAGCCGAACAAGAGAGAACCCTCCTCAAGGCCGTTCATCGTCAAAAAGGGAGCCATGATTCAAGATTTGGCAAAACAAATACACAGCGACTTCTACAAACAGTTCAATTATGCAAAGGTGTGGGCTAAACGTCTACCCTTCAGTCCTCAAAAAGTTGGATCATCCTTCGTTCTAGAAGATGAAGACATCGTAGAGATACACATAAAATAAAGTTTCGAAATCTTGCTTTAACGAGACGACATCGCTACTCTTTCCACTTCGTGACGTTTTGCTACTGCTTTACTCTTCGAATCTTTGTTTGCCGCCAAGATTAGCTCTTCTGCAAGCCACTCTTCGAGGGGGCGGGGGTTACGAAGCGTTGCTTTTCTGGCTCCTTCCGAAAGAAAACGTAGAGCCAAGTCCACTCGTCTTTGAGGCGAGATGTCCACTGCCATGTGATAAGTCACACCACCGTAACCGATCCTAGTAGTGTCCTCGCAAGGCGCTGAATTTTCAACAGCGCTGACAAGAATTTGTATAGGATTTTGTCCAGTGCGAAGATGAATAATTTCGAAAGCATTTCTCAGCACATTAATAGCTCTCGCCTTTTTCCCCGCAGCCGTTCCTGGCCGCATGAGATTGTTCAAAAATCTCTCCACGATGTTGACTTCAGCCTTGCGAAATCTTCCATGTTCGTGTCGTCCCATGCTGTGGGGGACATAAACGGGTTTGAGAGAGATGTAGTCTTTTATGCCGGGGCTTTCTACCTTGATTTCGTCAAAACTCCATTTTTCGAATAGTTTGATTTCTTGTTTCTGGCTCAACTACGTGCCACCTTGACAAACGTCTTGGGTTGAGAGGGCGTATTTAAACATTATTGAGGAATGAGCTGCTTATTTTAGAGATTCATAACGTTATGATTTTCCATATTCAAGCTTCAACTTATGTTTTGCCTGATCAAATGGATTCGTAGGTATCGAAAGAGAGTGGTTGCTGAAACTGGAATACTCAACATATTAAACAAACATATCGAATAATAAACTACACACCAGCAAAGGTGAAAAAACATGTCTGGAACAGAAACACTCGTACCATACATCAAACCGCAAGACAGACAAACACAGCCCACAATTATTGTAGACACGCGGGAAGCATCCACCGCCGCGAAAATCATCAAAGGCCTAAAAGAACACGGCGCTAACATCAGAACAGAAACCCTTCAGAAAGGCGACTACATCATATCCGACCAATGCGCCATCGAAAGAAAGACTGTACACGACTTCGTTTACACACTCACACGAAGATACCTGTTCGAACAATTGTTCAGATTAAAAGAAGTCTATCCAAAACCCTTCATCCTCATAGAAGGATACCTCCCCATAATCTACAAATTCAGCAAAATCCAACCAGCCTCAGTGTGGGGAGCCATGTTCGCCCTCGCAAAACAAGGAATCTGCATGATACAAACGACCACGTACAAAGAAACCATAGATTTCCTATACACAGCTGCCAGACAAGAACAAATAGTCGAAAAGAGAATACCCATTGTACACCCGTTCAAGAAACATGAAACGTTAGCTGAAGCTCAAATATTCTTCATAGCCAGCCTCCCAAAAATCGGACGAGAAAAAACAATAGCTCTCCTCCACTCATACCAAACCCCCATGAACGCTCTGATAAACGTAGATCAATGGGCTAAAGATGTTCACGGTCTCGGACCGAAAATCACTGAGAAAGTCAAACAGGTTTTGCATATACGGTACAAGGAGTGAATTCAGCATGGAAGTTAAAATTGCTCCAACAAAAAAGCTCCTCGTTTTAGGCGTGGACAAACGATCTCTCGAAAATCTCGCTTGGTGCGCTACAACTTACGGAATCAATCGCCTCTTCTGGGTTGATGGTTACCTCCTCTGCGTAGAGGTGTATGAAAAATCCTTTGAACACGAGATAAAAAAACAGGTGTTTCCAATAAGCCAAGTCTGCTACACAAGCTTTCCAAAATACGTCAGAGTCTTTGAAGTAGAGAAAGGAGTGCAAATCCCTATCGTAAACGCTTCGGACATGCAAATATACCGCAGCCTGTTAAGGGCCATATTGAAAGGTTAACGATAGCTCAGCAAGTTCAAGTGGGTCTTGCTAAGTTGGGTAGTTCGCTTCTTTTAATGCTCGGTATATTTGAAATTGTCCATCGCGCGCGTTGGCGAAAGCCTAAAATTGATAGTGTTGTCACCTAATCATTCGTGGTGTTAGTATGGAGTCTTTTCCATGGTGGAATGAAAAACAGAAAAATCTAATGGAAGAGGTAAAGTCCTTCGCTGACGAGAACCTGTCGAGAGGTGAAGAAATATCTTGGACAAGGGAGTTTCCCAATGATCTTTTGGATGAGGTTGTTAAAAGGGGATGGTTTGGAGCCTTAATTCCAGAAGAGTATGGTGGCATCGGCGTGGGGGTCACTGGCTGTTGCATTGTGGCTGAACAGCTCAGTCGTGTCTGCATTGCTTTGGCCGGAGCTTGTTCGGTAACAATGTATGGAGGAACGGAGCAGCTCCTAAAGTTTGGAACAGAGGAACAGAAAAGAAAGTGGCTTCCGCGTGTCGCCAAGGGAGTGATTGGAGCCATATGTATAACAGAGCCAAGTGTGGGTTCGGATGCAGCAAGCATTGAGACAACAGCAAGGCGGGAGGATAACGAATACATCATCGATGGAAAGAAACGTTTTATAACAAATGCCGGATTGGCTGACATTTACCTGGTATATGCAAAGACTAATGATCATCAAAAGGATAAAGCCAAATACCGACATCTAAGCGCTCTTATTGTCGAGAAGGGCACGCCAGGCTTCACTGTTGAGAGGATAAATGAGCTTGGAGGATGGGTCGGACTTCCAAACGGCTATCTAGACTTTGACGATGTCCGAGTGCCAGTTGAAAACAGGATTGGGCAAGAAGGTGACGGCTGGAAAATTCTCGTTGAGGGCTTAAACTTTGAGAGAACCCTTTTTTCTGCAGAAAAGTTGGGACCTATGAAAGAGGCGATACGATATGCAATTTGCCAT containing:
- the tuf gene encoding translation elongation factor EF-1 subunit alpha yields the protein MSKTEKPHLNLIVIGHVDHGKSTTVGHLFYLTGTIDERTTKSYEEEAKKLGKETFKFAWVLDKLKEERERGLTIDLAFLKLETPKYFFTVIDAPGHRDFVKNMITGASQADAAFLFVSAKRGEFEAGIGTGGQTREHAFLAFTLGISQLIVAINKMDDASVNWSQERYEEVKNEISRMLKIVGFKVEKIPFIPTSGWTGDNLMKPSEKMPWYKGPTLFGALDNFEVPPKPIKKPLRLPVQDVYTITGVGTVPVGRVETGVLKEGDTLVFMPSNVKGEVKSIETHHVRMPKAEPGDNIGFNIRGIAQKDIRRGDVGGHPDKPPTVAKEFIGQIIVIYHPTAIAAGYSPVLHAHTSQVACRFVELIKKLDPRTGQTVEEKPAFLKTGDGAVVRLEPLHPIAVEAYSDFPELGRFAVRDMGTTVAAGVIKEITKKG
- a CDS encoding TGS domain-containing protein, producing MPANLPAQAKHKWSEVSSARTPQEKLQALKEFLSLVPKHKGTSRIRAQAKRQIATLRREIEERKQRRIGKGGPKFFIEKEGAAQIVVLGPTNVGRSSLLASITNAKVTVSSYPFTTLEPVPGMFQYENLQFQIVEAPPLIEGSADGEARGPQTLALARNADGLILMVDLSQNPSKQLSLILSELEKAKILTKEPRARVDIERKHMNVGLKILVLGRLNDCTVRDVEQLLKSYRISDGTVKIYGEATLNDIEDAVFESTVYRPAIIVANKTDAPNAMRKTKKLSSLVGNQIGSIPISCKNQTGLEKLGVELFKMLNIIRVYTKEPNKREPSSRPFIVKKGAMIQDLAKQIHSDFYKQFNYAKVWAKRLPFSPQKVGSSFVLEDEDIVEIHIK
- a CDS encoding 30S ribosomal protein S7, with the translated sequence MSQKQEIKLFEKWSFDEIKVESPGIKDYISLKPVYVPHSMGRHEHGRFRKAEVNIVERFLNNLMRPGTAAGKKARAINVLRNAFEIIHLRTGQNPIQILVSAVENSAPCEDTTRIGYGGVTYHMAVDISPQRRVDLALRFLSEGARKATLRNPRPLEEWLAEELILAANKDSKSKAVAKRHEVERVAMSSR
- a CDS encoding acyl-CoA dehydrogenase — translated: MESFPWWNEKQKNLMEEVKSFADENLSRGEEISWTREFPNDLLDEVVKRGWFGALIPEEYGGIGVGVTGCCIVAEQLSRVCIALAGACSVTMYGGTEQLLKFGTEEQKRKWLPRVAKGVIGAICITEPSVGSDAASIETTARREDNEYIIDGKKRFITNAGLADIYLVYAKTNDHQKDKAKYRHLSALIVEKGTPGFTVERINELGGWVGLPNGYLDFDDVRVPVENRIGQEGDGWKILVEGLNFERTLFSAEKLGPMKEAIRYAICHAQRRIQFKRPTIDLEVIQFKIADMIAKFKISRLTVYHAAHLLDLDAEAVLGATLAKLYIPEAYEQVLTESSQVMGGDGWTRFYPVENFLRDAKVNHIGAGTSEVMRLVIFRHGIRALAKDLKMPTRRMHEKLNVPISTSKPTVITDTNEENMLSILAEDYQVNPGLHMSREDIKTRFANINDEQLDKILIALEKKGLAKLYRGRKGAIQLTKATYAGLRKANPREYYQWFPEWIDKEFIF